In Candidatus Desulfofervidus auxilii, one genomic interval encodes:
- the selB gene encoding selenocysteine-specific translation elongation factor — protein sequence MKPIILGTAGHIDHGKTALIRALTGIDTDRLKEEKERGITIELGFAFLTLPSGQLVGIVDVPGHERFVHHMVAGAGGMDLVALVIAADEGVMPQTREHLDICSLLKVRHGLVVITKIDLVDTEWLELVEEDIKGFLKGTFLEKSPIIKVSSVTKEGIPELITALEKLVTQVEPKSTASLFRLPIDRVFTIKGFGTVVTGTTIGGSVKIGDSLVVYPQKKKTRVRNLQVHHQTVTTAFAGQRTAVNLQGLEKEEIQRGNVLAPSDSLLPTFMLDGTLEILSSVSKPLKNRTLVRLHLHTAEILAYAILLDKEEIKPGETGYVQFRLRQPTVALPGDRFVIRSYSPIFTLGGGAILHPAPVKHKRFRPQVIEDLKALETGNLEKAILCHLNQAGYKGISRQTIRIFTNNFSETLDHTLETLQKKQRIYLINKDTHHYIHRRYIEEISKKMVSFLNTFHATHPLLLGISKDELKSKLLPFIRDELFGFVLHYLEGKHIIVIEQNLVRLSSHTIRLNKEEQILKEKIYHVLHTAQYSPPSPQELAKMLKTNPEKIMHLLRLLTEEGKIIRIKEDFYFDTTLLNTLKEKLTTYLKTHQGITPAEFKNLTHASRKYNIPLLEYFDHIKLTLRVGDKRVLR from the coding sequence ACCTTACCCAGTGGGCAGTTAGTAGGCATCGTAGATGTGCCAGGTCATGAACGATTTGTTCACCACATGGTGGCTGGGGCAGGAGGGATGGATTTAGTGGCCTTAGTTATAGCTGCTGATGAGGGAGTAATGCCCCAAACCAGAGAACATTTAGACATATGTTCTTTATTAAAAGTAAGGCATGGGTTGGTAGTCATTACCAAAATAGACCTGGTGGATACAGAATGGCTTGAGCTGGTGGAAGAAGACATAAAAGGATTTTTAAAGGGCACTTTCTTAGAAAAATCACCTATAATCAAAGTGTCCTCGGTTACTAAGGAAGGTATTCCCGAACTTATCACTGCTTTAGAAAAATTGGTAACCCAGGTGGAACCCAAATCAACTGCCAGTCTCTTCCGACTCCCTATTGACCGTGTATTTACCATAAAGGGTTTTGGAACAGTGGTGACTGGTACTACTATAGGAGGCTCTGTGAAGATTGGAGATTCACTGGTAGTTTATCCCCAAAAGAAAAAAACGCGGGTGAGAAATTTGCAAGTCCATCATCAAACTGTAACTACAGCCTTTGCTGGCCAGCGAACAGCAGTCAATCTTCAAGGTTTGGAAAAAGAAGAAATACAAAGAGGCAATGTCTTAGCTCCCTCTGATAGTCTGCTTCCTACTTTTATGTTGGATGGCACTTTGGAAATCTTATCTAGTGTTTCTAAACCATTGAAAAACCGCACTCTGGTGCGTCTCCACCTTCATACTGCTGAAATCCTGGCTTATGCCATCTTACTGGATAAAGAAGAAATAAAACCAGGTGAAACAGGCTATGTGCAATTTCGGTTGAGACAACCAACAGTTGCCTTACCTGGGGATCGCTTTGTCATTCGCTCTTATTCACCTATATTTACCCTTGGCGGAGGTGCTATTTTGCATCCTGCTCCAGTTAAACATAAAAGATTTCGTCCTCAAGTAATTGAAGATTTAAAGGCTTTAGAAACAGGCAACTTAGAGAAAGCTATTCTTTGCCATCTCAACCAAGCAGGATACAAAGGGATTTCGCGGCAAACTATCAGAATTTTTACTAACAATTTTTCAGAAACCTTAGACCATACTCTAGAAACATTGCAAAAAAAACAACGGATATATCTCATCAATAAAGATACTCATCACTATATTCACAGACGGTATATAGAAGAGATTTCTAAAAAAATGGTCTCTTTTTTAAACACATTTCATGCTACCCATCCTCTTCTGCTAGGTATCTCCAAAGATGAGTTAAAGAGCAAACTATTACCATTTATTCGTGATGAATTATTTGGCTTTGTTCTTCATTATTTAGAAGGAAAACACATCATCGTCATAGAACAAAATCTGGTGCGATTAAGTAGTCATACCATTCGTTTAAATAAAGAAGAACAAATATTAAAAGAGAAAATTTATCATGTTTTACATACTGCCCAGTATAGCCCACCCTCCCCTCAGGAATTGGCCAAGATGCTAAAAACCAACCCAGAAAAAATAATGCATCTTCTGCGGCTGTTAACAGAAGAAGGGAAAATAATTAGAATCAAGGAGGATTTTTATTTTGATACTACTTTATTAAATACTTTGAAAGAAAAATTAACTACTTATTTAAAAACACACCAGGGTATCACACCTGCTGAATTTAAAAACCTCACTCATGCTTCCAGGAAATACAACATTCCTCTTTTAGAATATTTTGACCATATAAAACTGACCCTTAGAGTAGGTGATAAGAGGGTATTAAGATAG